The following nucleotide sequence is from Tardiphaga alba.
GAACAGGCGGATCGACTCGCGCGATACAGCGAAGCTTGGACCATCAATGGTGTCGCCGGCGGAGAGATTGTCGAAGCTGGTTGTCATGTCTGTTTTCTCCTTCGCTGCGCTTACATCGGACGAATGGTTTGGCCGCGGCCAGAGCAGATGACGTCGCCATGCTGATTGAAGAACACGTTATCGTGGACCACGAACAGGCGCTCGCGCTTGATGAACTTGTCCAGCGCACGCGCCTGCAACGTGATCGTGTCGCCCGGCCGCGCGGGGATGTTGTAGCTCCAGGACTGGCCTGCATTCACCGTGCCCGGCGTCCTCATCCAATCGTCGGCGGGCGTGCACGAGAACATCAGCAGGATATGGATCGAGGGCGGCGCGATCAGCCCCTTGTAGGGCGACGCCTTCGCGTAAGCTTCGTCGAAATATAATGGATGATCCTCACCGACCGAGCGGCAATACAGCTGGATCGCTTCCTTGGTCAGCACATAAGGCAGCGTCTTGCGGGGCTCGCCCGGGACGATCTCGTCCCAGACCTTCCGCAGATTCGCGTCCTTCCAGAAATCGGTCTCAAAAACTTGCGCTTGCGTCATTGCGCCGCCTCCCATAATGTCCATCTAGCGAACTTTATTTTCGCTTTGCGAACACTATAGGCGCGATTTTTGCGAGGGTGCAAGTCGGGCGAACGGGGAATGGGTCTTGGCCAAGGACAGTGATGGATTCGTCCGCGCGATTGCGCGCGGCTTCGCGACGGTAGAGGCACTCGGAAAGCCGCCGGGACGACATACGCTGTCAGAGGTGGCCGTCATTGCGGGCCTCAGCCGCGCCACGGCCCGCCGCATGCTCGCGACATTGATCGTGATGAAATACTGCGAAGTCGATGGCCGCTATTTCAGCCTGCGCCCGCGCGCGCTCGGCCTCGGCCTCTCTTACCTCAACGCTCTCCCTTATTGGGGCTATGCGCAGCGCGCGCTGGAAGACCTGCGCAACGAGACCGGCGAATCCTGCGCGCTCGCTGTGCTCGACGAAACCGAGATCGTCTATGCATTGCGTCTGCCGGCGCGACGCATCCTGTCCGCCAATCTCGCCGTCGGCAGTCGGCTGCCTGCGAATGTCGTCTCGCTCGGCCGCGTATTGCTCGCAGCGCTGCCACCGGATCAGCGCGCGAACTATCTCGCCACGACGGAATTCAAGCAGATCACCCCGCGCACGGTGACGGATCCCGCAGCTCTGGAGCGCGAATTGCAACGCGTCGATGCCGAGGGTTATGGCTGGATCGACGGCGAACTCGATCCCGCCATCTGCGGCATCGCCGTGCCGGTGCGCGACCATGCCGGCCGCGTGGTGGCGGCGATCAGCGTCAATACGATTTCGGGCACGCTGAGCGAAGCGGAAGCGAAAGAGAAATATCTCGTACCGCTACGCAGGACCGCGCAGGATATTCGGACACAGACCTCGCAGGCGGGGTGAGAGCGTAGGGCGGATTAGCCGAGGGCGTAATCCGCCGTTTGGGCTGCTGAAGCTCCGCGGCGGAGTACGCTTGCGCTAATCCGACCTCCGGCTTGTTGAAGCGTGATATGCCATTACCAACAAAGGCACGCTCAGCATCAGCCAGCTCAACGCCCACCAGATGCCGCCCTCACCGACCAGCGCCACGAGCAGGCCGAACACTGTCGCCACCGCCAGAAGGATCGGCCACAGCCATTGACGCCGAAAACTGCTCATCGCGCCACAGCCTGCAATCCCGCGATCGCTGTGACCGTTGAACGGCGGCGGCGGCGCTTAGCCCACCACAGATACAATCCGCTGATCAGCACCACGATGGTCACCACATCCAGCAGCGCCCAGATGATCTTCAGCGACAGGCCGCCATAGTCGCCGAAATGCAATGGCTGCGACATGAAGAGAGCTGTTGCATACCAGGGCATGTCGCGCACGGAGACGATCTGCCCGGTGGTCGCATCAGCCAGCGCAGGCTTGAGGATGCGGCTGGTGATCGGCGTATTGCCGGTGAGGAAGATCGCCACATGGGACGGTGTCGCGAACGGCGTGCCGGGGAAGGCGACGGTCATCACATTCATGCCGGGCACGGCAGTGCGCACCTCGCGCAGCACGTCGCCGATGCGCGCGCGCTTCGTTGGATCATCTGCAGGCTTTGCCTGTGCAGCCATCTCGACGAGCTGATTGGCCTGCCAGGCCATCTCAATGGGCGCAGCCAATGTGTTGATCACGCCGGTGAAGCTGACGACGGCAAACCAGGCCAGCGTGCCGATACCCAGCAGATTGTGCAGATCGAGCCATGTGCGCTGCGGCTTGCCGCGTCTGACAGCCCCGAAATCGAGACGGCGCGTGAACGGGCCATAGAGCACGACGCCAGAGACGATGGCGATGCACAGCAGGAGCCCCATGACGCCGAGGAAGAGCGTGCCGCCGATGCCGGCGAACAGATCGAGATGCAGCCGCAGCATGATGTAGAGAAAGCCCTCATTGGGCTGCGTGATTTCGATCTGTCGGCCGGTGCGGGTGTCGAAGACCTGATAATGGAAGTCGCTGGGATCGGTGGTCATCAGCGGCGATGTCGGCACTTTCACGATGGGATGGTCGCGATCGTAAAACAGATAGGGCACAACCTGCCCCGGCCGCGCCGCCTGTGCGCGCGCGATGATGTCGTCGATGGATGCGGTGCCCGGCGCTGTCGTGGTGGTTTCGAGCTTGAGGTCGGGACCGAGTTCATCCTTGAAGATGAGCGGCAGACCGGTGATGCACAGCATCAGCGCGAACAGCGTGCAGACGAGGCTGGTCCAGCGATGCAGCCATGACCAGATGCGGATCGTGCGCGGGGTCATGAGGGCACAGACATCTCAGTCTGTCGTCGCCCGGCTTGACCGGGCGATCCAGTACACACTGCGACAGATGAGATTACTGGGTCACCCGGACGAGCCGGGTGACGACAAGTGACGTGGGTGGATAGGCAGCGCTTCATCACCACCGATACCGCAGCCCCGCCAGCACCGTGCGGCGGTTGGCGTATTGGCAATAGAAGCCCGACGAGCAGCTCGAATAATATTCCTTGTCGAACAGGTTGTTGACGTTCAGCGTCAGTGCCGCGCCGTTCAGGCTGCGGGTGAGATGGCCGAGTTCGTATTTCAGCGCCAGATCCGCCACAGTGTAGGCCGCCGTGCGCAGCGTGTTGTAATCATCACCGAACGTCGCGCCGACATGGCGGACACCGGCGCCGAGCGTGAGCCCCGTCACTGGGCCGGTGCGGAAGGTGTAGTTGGCCCAGAGCGAGCCGTAGAAATCCGGCACCGCCTGCGGACGCATGCCGAGCAGAAGCGCATCGGTGGATTTTGTCACGCGCGTATCGAGGAAGGTGAGCGCGCCGACGAGTTCGAGGCTGTCGGTAACATTGCCACGTGCTTCCAGTTCGACGCCGGTGGAACGCACCTCACCCTGCTGCACGAAGAAGCCCGGGGTGGCTGACGGCGACTGCACGTTCTGCTGGCGGATATCGAACACCGCGGCGGTGAGCAGGATCGGCAGGAAGGTCGGCTGATATTTGACGCCGGCTTCATACTGCTCCCCCGTGGTCGGCACGAAAGGCAGGCCATTGGCACTGACGCCCGTCACCGGCTCGAACGAGGTCGCATAGCTCACATAGGGCGCAACGCCATTATCGAAGCGATACAGCAATCCAGCGCGATAGGTCGTCTTGGCGTCGGACTGGCTGGAGCGCGAACCGGCGATACGGTTGTCGGTTGTCTGGTCGGCCCAGTCGTGGCGCACACCGAGCGTAGCGCGCCAGCCGCCGAGGCTGATCTGGTCCTGCGCATAGATTCCGGCTTGCGACAGCGTCTGGCCGTTGTTGAAGAAGGTCGCGAAGGGGCCGACCGGCTGGCCGTAGACGGGATTGACCACGTCGAGCGCGGTGGCGCCGCCGATCTGGTAGATCCAGTTGCTGCGCGTCTCCTGATAATCGACGCCGGTGACGAGCTTGTGCTGGAGGGCACCGGTGCCGAAATCGAATTGCAAGCGGTTGTCTGCAGCGAGGTTATCGACATCCTCGAGCGAACGGATGCCCCAGCGCGGCAGCTGGCCGGTGGGGGTGATCGCCGCATTCATCTGCAGCGACTGGAAATCGGTCTGCACATGGCCGTAGCGCAGGGCCGAATACAGGCTGACCACGTCATTGAGGCGTTTGTCGAACTGGTAGCCGACGCCATATTGCTCGCGCTTGAAGTGATCGAAATTGGGATCGCCGACATTGAGCTTCGAGTTTAGGTACGGCCGATACTGCGCAGGTGCGAGCGACTTTGCGTAGATCGAGTTGAAATAGCCGCCCTGCGGATCGTTCTGATAGTAGCTCTGGATCGTCAGGCGCGTGTCCATGTCCGGCGCCCAGGTGATGGCCGGCGCAACCGCAACGCGCTGCTCATCGACACCGTCATAGCGCGTACCGGATTGGCGGCCGATGGCGGTGAGGCTGTAGAGCCAGTGGCCTTCCTTATCGAGCTTACCCTGACTGGTGAGTCCCGCCTGGATGCGGCCATAGGTGCCGCCCTCGACACGGAATTCATTGAAGGGCGTGGCGCTCGGCATGCGGCTGATCATGTTGACGAGGCCGCCGGGGCTGCTCTGGCCATAGAGCATGGCCGAAGGGCCCTTCAGCACGTCGACGCGATCGAGCAGGAAGGGATCGATGGACGCAACGGCAAAGGCCTGGCCGCGCGGCAGCTTCAGCCCATCGAGATAGCTGACATAGCTCGTGGTCAGACCAAACGAGCCGAAGCCACGCATGAAGATCGAGTCGTAGCGCGCATTGGTGTCGGCATCGGAGATCACGCCAGCGGTGTAGCGCAGTGCATTGCCGACGGTCTGGACATTCTGGTCGTCCATCTGCCGGCGGGTCACGGTGGAGATCGACTGCGCGGTTTCCAGCACCGGCGTGTCGGTCTTGGTGGCCGTACCCGACGACTTGTCGAGATAGCGATCGGAGGTGTTGGAGGCGCTGACGGGCTGCACGGCCGGCGCAGCCGCGCCTGGCGCGCGGGCCGACACGCGCGGCGCACCACGCTGAGCCGTACGGCGTGCGGCAGCAGGCCGAGCGACGCGACGGTCGGGCGAGTGCACGGTGACCGCGGGAAGCGCCACCGATGGATCGCGCACGGTCTGCGCGGACGCC
It contains:
- a CDS encoding PepSY-associated TM helix domain-containing protein, giving the protein MTPRTIRIWSWLHRWTSLVCTLFALMLCITGLPLIFKDELGPDLKLETTTTAPGTASIDDIIARAQAARPGQVVPYLFYDRDHPIVKVPTSPLMTTDPSDFHYQVFDTRTGRQIEITQPNEGFLYIMLRLHLDLFAGIGGTLFLGVMGLLLCIAIVSGVVLYGPFTRRLDFGAVRRGKPQRTWLDLHNLLGIGTLAWFAVVSFTGVINTLAAPIEMAWQANQLVEMAAQAKPADDPTKRARIGDVLREVRTAVPGMNVMTVAFPGTPFATPSHVAIFLTGNTPITSRILKPALADATTGQIVSVRDMPWYATALFMSQPLHFGDYGGLSLKIIWALLDVVTIVVLISGLYLWWAKRRRRRSTVTAIAGLQAVAR
- a CDS encoding IclR family transcriptional regulator domain-containing protein, translated to MAKDSDGFVRAIARGFATVEALGKPPGRHTLSEVAVIAGLSRATARRMLATLIVMKYCEVDGRYFSLRPRALGLGLSYLNALPYWGYAQRALEDLRNETGESCALAVLDETEIVYALRLPARRILSANLAVGSRLPANVVSLGRVLLAALPPDQRANYLATTEFKQITPRTVTDPAALERELQRVDAEGYGWIDGELDPAICGIAVPVRDHAGRVVAAISVNTISGTLSEAEAKEKYLVPLRRTAQDIRTQTSQAG
- a CDS encoding TonB-dependent siderophore receptor — protein: MGSEHRIIVGAAVAAALMGTPPEASAQTVRDPSVALPAVTVHSPDRRVARPAAARRTAQRGAPRVSARAPGAAAPAVQPVSASNTSDRYLDKSSGTATKTDTPVLETAQSISTVTRRQMDDQNVQTVGNALRYTAGVISDADTNARYDSIFMRGFGSFGLTTSYVSYLDGLKLPRGQAFAVASIDPFLLDRVDVLKGPSAMLYGQSSPGGLVNMISRMPSATPFNEFRVEGGTYGRIQAGLTSQGKLDKEGHWLYSLTAIGRQSGTRYDGVDEQRVAVAPAITWAPDMDTRLTIQSYYQNDPQGGYFNSIYAKSLAPAQYRPYLNSKLNVGDPNFDHFKREQYGVGYQFDKRLNDVVSLYSALRYGHVQTDFQSLQMNAAITPTGQLPRWGIRSLEDVDNLAADNRLQFDFGTGALQHKLVTGVDYQETRSNWIYQIGGATALDVVNPVYGQPVGPFATFFNNGQTLSQAGIYAQDQISLGGWRATLGVRHDWADQTTDNRIAGSRSSQSDAKTTYRAGLLYRFDNGVAPYVSYATSFEPVTGVSANGLPFVPTTGEQYEAGVKYQPTFLPILLTAAVFDIRQQNVQSPSATPGFFVQQGEVRSTGVELEARGNVTDSLELVGALTFLDTRVTKSTDALLLGMRPQAVPDFYGSLWANYTFRTGPVTGLTLGAGVRHVGATFGDDYNTLRTAAYTVADLALKYELGHLTRSLNGAALTLNVNNLFDKEYYSSCSSGFYCQYANRRTVLAGLRYRW
- a CDS encoding MaoC family dehydratase; this translates as MTQAQVFETDFWKDANLRKVWDEIVPGEPRKTLPYVLTKEAIQLYCRSVGEDHPLYFDEAYAKASPYKGLIAPPSIHILLMFSCTPADDWMRTPGTVNAGQSWSYNIPARPGDTITLQARALDKFIKRERLFVVHDNVFFNQHGDVICSGRGQTIRPM